The genomic region CGGTGGCTTCCTCGTCCGACAACAGCGCGTAGCGGTTGAAATAGGATTTCGGATTGGTGAATGCGGTGTCGCGCAGCGCCAGGAAGCGCTTGATGTACCATTGCCGCAGCGCCGCTTCGTCGGCGTCGATATAGACCGAGAAATCGAAGAAGTCGGAGACCACGGGCACCGCCTTGCCGTCGCGCGGCAGCTTGCCGGTCTGCAGCACGTTGACGCCTTCGACGATCAGGATGTCGGGCTGGTCGATCTCGGCCCATTGGTTCGGCACGATGTCGTAGGTCAGATGCGAATAGACCGGCGCGCGCACGTGGCCGCGGCCGGACTTGATGTCGGAGAGGAAGCTGAGCAGCAGCGGCAGATCGTAGCTCTCCGGGAAACCCTTCTTCTGCATGATGCCCTGACGCTCGAGCACCGCGTTGGGATAGAGAAATCCGTCCGTGGTGATCAGCTCGACCTTCGGCCGCGGCGACCAGCGTGCCAAGAGCGCCTGGAGCACGCGTGCCGTGGTGGATTTCCCGACCGCCACCGAGCCGGCGACGCCGATGATGTAGGGCACCTTGCGATCCCGGATGTTGAGGAACTGGCGCTCGGCGTAATACAGCCGCTGCGTCGCATCGACATAGATCGACAACAGGCGCGACAGCGGCAGATAAATATCCTCGACCTCCTGCAGGTCGAGGCGGTCGTGCAGCGAGCGCAGCCGGTCGAACTCGCCCGGCTCCAGCGTCATCGGCGTATCGTCGCGCAGTCGCGCCCATTGCTCGCGCGTATAGACGCGGTAGGGATTGTATTGCTGCTCGGGTGCGCGGATATCCATGACGCCGCCTTTCCGTTGCGATCTGTTCGCCCTTGCCTAGCCGCCCTTGCGCGACGCCTTCTCTTCCAACCCCGACATCGAGGTCCGCTTGTCCAGCGCGGCCTCGACCTCTTCCAGCTTTATGCCGCGCGCCTTCAGCAGCACAAGGAAATGATAGAGCAGGTCGGCACTTTCAGCGATCAGATGCGCGCGATCGTTTTCGACTGCAGCGATTACGGTTTCGACTGCTTCCTCGCCGAACTTCTTGGCGCAATGCTCGGGGCCTTTGTCGAGCAGCTTGCGGGTATAGGATGCTTCGCCGCCGGACGCCGCGCGGGCGTCGATGGTTTCGGCCAGATCATGGATCGTGAAACGCGGCATCGGACTCACTCGGAAACACGCTTGGCAACAGATTTGGCCACGGCGGCCATCCCCATCCGCCAATGTAGCATCGTTACGAACCGGAGTCGTCAGGCATCCAGGCGCATCGGCAGCCCACGCCGCGCCATGTGCTCCTTGGCTTCGCGAATGGTGAATTCCCCGAAATGGAAGATCGAGGCGGCCAGCACGGCCGTGGCGTGCCCGTCGCGGATACCGTCGACCAGATGATCGAGATTGCCGACGCCGCCCGAGGCGATCACGGGAACGGGAACGCTGTCGGCGATCGCACGGGTCAGCGGAATGTCGAATCCCTGCCTTGTGCCATCGCGGTCCATCGAGGTGAGCAGGATTTCACCGGCGCCGAGCGAAACCACCTCCTGGGCATATTCGATGGCGTCGATGCCGGTCGAGTTGCGGCCGCCATGGGTGAAGATCTCCCAGCGGTCGCCGCCCGGTCGCTTGACGCGCTTGGCGTCGATCGCGACCACCACGCATTGCTCGCCGAATTTTTCAGCAGCTTCCTTGACGAATTCGCGCCGCGACACCGCGGCGCTGTTGATCGAGACCTTGTCGGCGCCGGCGCGCAGCAGCGTCTTGATGTCGTTGACCTCGCGCACGCCGCCGCCGACGGTAACCGGCATGAAGCAGGCCTCCGCCGTGCGCCGGACCACGTCCAGCATGATGCCGCGGTTCTCGTGGGTCGCGGTGATGTCGAGGAAGGTGAGCTCGTCGGCACCGGCGGCGTCATAGGCGATCGCGGCTTCGACCGGATCGCCGGCATCCCTGAGATCGACGAAGTTGACGCCCTTGACGACGCGGCCGTCCTTGACGTCGAGGCAGGGGATCACGCGCACCTTGAACATGGGTCAGCTCCTGCGCGCGTCGCGGATCAAGGTGAGGGCGGCGGCGGGATCGAGCCGGCCGTCATAGAGCGCGCGGCCCGCGATCGCACCGGCGAGCTTGTTGGCACGCGGCGTCAGCATGGCTTTCACGTCCTCGATCGAGGCGAGGCCGCCGGAGGCGATCACGGGGATCGAGATGGCGTCGGCCAGCGCAATGGTCGCCTCTAAGTTCAAGCCCTTGAGCAGGCCGTCGCGCGCGATGTCGGTGAAGATGATGGCGGCAACGCCCGCATCCTCGAACCGCTGTGCGATCTCCAGCACAGTCACTTGCGAGGTCTCGGCCCAGCCTTCGACCGCGACCTTGCCGTCGCGGGCATCGAGGCCGACCGCGACGCGGCCGGGGAATGTCTTCGCAGCGGACTTCACCAGCTCCGGATCGCGCACCGCGGCGGTGCCGATGATGACGCGGGTGATGCCCTTGTTGAGCCAGGCTTCGACGGTCTTGAGATCGCGAATGCCGCCGCCGAGTTGCACCGGAATCTTGATCGTCTTCAGCATCGCCTCGACAGCCCCGGCATTCACCGGCTTACCGGCGAAGGCACCATCGAGGTCGACGACGTGGAGATATTCAAAACCCTGCTCGGCAAAGCTCTGTGCCTGCGCAGCCGGATTGAGGTTGAACACGGTCGCGCGCGCCATGTCGCCTTGCTCGAGGCGCACGCACTGGCCGTTCTTGAGGTCGATCGCAGGAAAGAGAATCACGGTTTCCATCGCAAGAAGTTCGAGATCAGGGCCAAACCAAAGCGCTGGCTCTTCTCGGGGTGAAACTGCGTGCCGATGGCGGTGTCCTTCGCGACGATCGCGGTGACAGGCCCGCCGTAATCGGCGCGCGCGAGCACGTCCGCCTCGCTGGCGGGGTTGAGGTGATAGGAGTGCACGAAATAAGCGTGCTGGCCCTTCGGGCCGAGCGGAAGCTTGTCCAGCACCGGATGCTCCCTGAGCACTTCGAGCGTGTTCCAGCCCATGTGCGGAATCTTCAGGCTCTCGTCGCGCGGCGTGATCTTCTCGACGTCGCCGCCGATCCAGTTCAGGCCTTCGGTGATGACGTGTTCCTTGCCGCGGCTCGCCATCAGCTGCATGCCGACGCAGATGCCGAAGAACGGCCGCGCCTTGACGCGCACCGCTTCTGTGATCGCCTCGACCATGCCGTTGACGGCGTCGAGCCCACGCCGGCAATCGGCGAAGGCACCGACGCCCGGCAGCACCAGACGGTCGGCGCTGTAGGCCCGGTCCGGATCGCTGGTGACGAAGACCTTTTGCGGGCTCTCCAGGCTGCGCGCGGCACGCTCGAAGGCTTTCGCGGCGGAATGCAGATTGCCGGAACCGTAATCGATGATGGCGACGCTCATCTTGACCCTCCCGGTTCTGGAAACAACCCAATGATGCCGCCGGCCGGAATCGGCGGCGGGTTCGAGAATTGCTGACCCGGCACGCTGCGGGTCGGCGGCGGGCCGCCGCGATCGATGGCCCATTGATCATTGACGATGCCGTTCTGCTTCTGGCTCCAGCGCTCGAAGAAGCGACGCTCGGCCGTGTCATGGTCGTCGGCGACGACGATGTCGAGCTGCCGCCATTTGCCGCGCGACAAGGTCCACCGGCGCAGGCTCGAGGCCTCAAGGCCCATCAGCAGCGCGACGATGCAATCGGCGAAGAAGATCGAGGAGCGCCCGACGCCGAGGCTCGACAGCCCCGCGTTGAACGCGGCCACGAAGATCAGATAGCCGATCAGCGCCAGCCACAGCCGATTCCACAACAGCCAGAACGGACCGAAGATCATCGCCCAGAAATGGAAGCCGTCGCGTACGAACACGAACTTGTCGGTCGCGCGCAGATCGGCTCCGGCGGGTGAGGGAGCGTGAACTGTGTAGACAGGCATGGTGATGCCCCGTTCTCGAAATTCAGTGATGCCGCCAGCGGCGTTCGCCGCAAGACGGAGATGTCAGCCGCCGAGCGAGCCCTTGGTGGACGGGATTTCGCCCGCCGCCTTCGGATCGATCGCCACGGCGGTGCGCAGCGCCCGCGCCAGACCCTTGAAGCAGGACTCGGCGATATGATGGCTGTTATCGCCATATAGGGTCTCGACGTGGAGAGTCACGCCGGCGTTGATGGCAAAAGCCTGGAACCACTCGCGCACCAGCTCGGTGTCGAACTCGCCGATCTTGGCGCGGGGGAAGTCGGCCTTGAACACCAGGAACGGGCGGCCCGAGATGTCGATCACCACGCGCGTCAGCGTCTCGTCCATGGGCATGTGCACGCCGGCATAACGGGTGATGCCCGCCATGTTGCCGAGCGCCTGCTTGACCGCCTGGCCAAGCGCGATGCCGGTGTCTTCGGTGGTATGGTGATAATCAATGTGCAGATCGCCCACCGCCTTGACCGTGAGGTCGATGCGCGAATGGCGGGCGAGGAGATCGAGCATATGGTCGAAAAAGCCGATGCCGGTTGCGATATTGGCCACGCCGGTGCCATCGAGGTTCACGGAGACCTCGATGTCGGTTTCCTTGGTCTTGCGCTTGATCGTCGCGGTGCGCATTGAAATGCGGTTTCCATTCTAGCTTGGGAGCCGAAAACGCCAGTCTCTTAACAGCCAAATGACACCTTCGCTACTGCGGGAACGGCTGGACGGGCCTCACTTCTGCCTATGGTGAGCAAAATCTAGGGCCGGAACGGCCCGTTGTACGCAGGTTGTCCCCTTGGCTCCGACCGCCTAAATCAGGCCGGACAGTGAGGTATTTCATGCAGGACTCCCAGAACAGCTCCCCACGGTGGCACGGCACCACGATTCTAACGGTCCGCAAGGGCGGCAAGGTGGTGGTCGGCGGCGACGGCCAGGTCTCGATCGGCCAGACCGTGATCAAGTCCAACGCCAAGAAGGTCCGCAAGCTCGGCAAGGGCGACGTGATCGGCGGCTTCGCCGGCGCCACGGCCGACGCCTTTACCCTGTTCGAGCGGCTCGAATCCAAGCTCGAGCAATATCCGGGGCAGCTGACCCGAGCGGCCGTGGAGCTCGCCAAGGACTGGCGCACCGACCGCTATTTGCGGCGGCTGGAAGCCATGATGATCGTGGCCGACAGGGACGTCTCCCTGGTGCTGACAGGCACCGGCGACGTGCTCGAACCCGAAGCA from Bradyrhizobium sp. CB1015 harbors:
- the hslV gene encoding ATP-dependent protease subunit HslV, translated to MQDSQNSSPRWHGTTILTVRKGGKVVVGGDGQVSIGQTVIKSNAKKVRKLGKGDVIGGFAGATADAFTLFERLESKLEQYPGQLTRAAVELAKDWRTDRYLRRLEAMMIVADRDVSLVLTGTGDVLEPEAGVMAIGSGGNYALAAARALLDTDKDADTIVRRSLDIAADICVYTNRNVTIESLTTG
- a CDS encoding DUF2628 domain-containing protein; its protein translation is MPVYTVHAPSPAGADLRATDKFVFVRDGFHFWAMIFGPFWLLWNRLWLALIGYLIFVAAFNAGLSSLGVGRSSIFFADCIVALLMGLEASSLRRWTLSRGKWRQLDIVVADDHDTAERRFFERWSQKQNGIVNDQWAIDRGGPPPTRSVPGQQFSNPPPIPAGGIIGLFPEPGGSR
- the hisF gene encoding imidazole glycerol phosphate synthase subunit HisF, with translation MFKVRVIPCLDVKDGRVVKGVNFVDLRDAGDPVEAAIAYDAAGADELTFLDITATHENRGIMLDVVRRTAEACFMPVTVGGGVREVNDIKTLLRAGADKVSINSAAVSRREFVKEAAEKFGEQCVVVAIDAKRVKRPGGDRWEIFTHGGRNSTGIDAIEYAQEVVSLGAGEILLTSMDRDGTRQGFDIPLTRAIADSVPVPVIASGGVGNLDHLVDGIRDGHATAVLAASIFHFGEFTIREAKEHMARRGLPMRLDA
- the coaA gene encoding type I pantothenate kinase, with protein sequence MDIRAPEQQYNPYRVYTREQWARLRDDTPMTLEPGEFDRLRSLHDRLDLQEVEDIYLPLSRLLSIYVDATQRLYYAERQFLNIRDRKVPYIIGVAGSVAVGKSTTARVLQALLARWSPRPKVELITTDGFLYPNAVLERQGIMQKKGFPESYDLPLLLSFLSDIKSGRGHVRAPVYSHLTYDIVPNQWAEIDQPDILIVEGVNVLQTGKLPRDGKAVPVVSDFFDFSVYIDADEAALRQWYIKRFLALRDTAFTNPKSYFNRYALLSDEEATATAIAIWERTNLANLEDNILPTRPRATLILKKGPDHVVESVALRRL
- the hisA gene encoding 1-(5-phosphoribosyl)-5-[(5-phosphoribosylamino)methylideneamino]imidazole-4-carboxamide isomerase, yielding MILFPAIDLKNGQCVRLEQGDMARATVFNLNPAAQAQSFAEQGFEYLHVVDLDGAFAGKPVNAGAVEAMLKTIKIPVQLGGGIRDLKTVEAWLNKGITRVIIGTAAVRDPELVKSAAKTFPGRVAVGLDARDGKVAVEGWAETSQVTVLEIAQRFEDAGVAAIIFTDIARDGLLKGLNLEATIALADAISIPVIASGGLASIEDVKAMLTPRANKLAGAIAGRALYDGRLDPAAALTLIRDARRS
- the hisB gene encoding imidazoleglycerol-phosphate dehydratase HisB yields the protein MRTATIKRKTKETDIEVSVNLDGTGVANIATGIGFFDHMLDLLARHSRIDLTVKAVGDLHIDYHHTTEDTGIALGQAVKQALGNMAGITRYAGVHMPMDETLTRVVIDISGRPFLVFKADFPRAKIGEFDTELVREWFQAFAINAGVTLHVETLYGDNSHHIAESCFKGLARALRTAVAIDPKAAGEIPSTKGSLGG
- the hisH gene encoding imidazole glycerol phosphate synthase subunit HisH, which gives rise to MSVAIIDYGSGNLHSAAKAFERAARSLESPQKVFVTSDPDRAYSADRLVLPGVGAFADCRRGLDAVNGMVEAITEAVRVKARPFFGICVGMQLMASRGKEHVITEGLNWIGGDVEKITPRDESLKIPHMGWNTLEVLREHPVLDKLPLGPKGQHAYFVHSYHLNPASEADVLARADYGGPVTAIVAKDTAIGTQFHPEKSQRFGLALISNFLRWKP
- a CDS encoding phosphoribosyl-ATP diphosphatase → MPRFTIHDLAETIDARAASGGEASYTRKLLDKGPEHCAKKFGEEAVETVIAAVENDRAHLIAESADLLYHFLVLLKARGIKLEEVEAALDKRTSMSGLEEKASRKGG